The genomic segment TCCTTAATTTAATGTGTAGGACATATAGTTGTTAAAACCATAATGTCAACAGTTTAGAATAATTATAATGTAGATTTTAAGTAATTGATTTTATTGAATTATTTTTGATTTTGATAATCACTCGCAACTTTAACCAAAACTTCAACTGAGTTTATTTTTTTTCCCGTAATATTATTTTTAATATTTACAGAATCAATGTCATCTTCACTACAATCAATCAATTCATTTGTATCTTCATCAAAAAAATGATGGTGAACAGAAGTGTTTGTATCAAAATAACTCTTATCACTATTGATTGAAATTTCTTTTAAATAGCCCTTTTTCTTAAAAGCATGGACAGTGTTATAGACAGTAGCAAGAGAAATTTTCTCATTAAGCTTCTCTTCAATTGTTTTTGCAAGGTC from the Candidatus Pelagibacter sp. HIMB1321 genome contains:
- a CDS encoding Fur family transcriptional regulator, producing MINNSNFIDKLRSSGLRPTKQRIKICKVLFERNGTFHFTINDLAKTIEEKLNEKISLATVYNTVHAFKKKGYLKEISINSDKSYFDTNTSVHHHFFDEDTNELIDCSEDDIDSVNIKNNITGKKINSVEVLVKVASDYQNQK